The nucleotide sequence agcctatcacaagcaacaaactctgtttcctaatgactgattggttatttgtgtcacgtgagcttagcgtcacacggacgtgaatttcacagaacaaaataccagcgctcgtccgggtggcgtggcggtctgttccgttgcctaccaacgcgggatcgccgggtcgaatccccgtgttacctccggcttggtcgggcgtccctacagacacaagtggccgtgtctgcgggtgggaagccggatgtgggtatgtgtcctggtcgctgcactgacgcctcctctggtcagtcggggcgcccccggatcggcggagaggaggtggagcagcgaacgggacggctcaagaggagctgggtaattggcctgataaaaattggggagaaaattggaaaaaacgggaagacaaaaaaaaaatgaaataccaGCGCTCTGTGTAAGTAGACtacctgctagtgtgttcgctaaactttaagcaatagtaacgttaaaatgaaaaataactgatttcttcgggtcaaagttaagcaaggtagctgagacaaccaccgtcactccagcccacagtgagccctgtgaggaaccggaagtagaatgtcaacctgtcgctgctccaactggcccctctgccgccgctgCCCTCAGCATTATGAGCCTCGGCCCAGCCCACAGTGATCCCTGTGAGGAACCGGAAGTAGAACGTctacctgtcgctgctccaactggcccctctgccgccgctgCCCTCAGCATTATGAGCCTCGGCCCAGCCCACAGTGATCCCTGTGAGGAACCGGAAGTAGAACGTctacctgtcgctgctccaactggcccctctgccgccgctgCCCTCAGCGTTATGAGCCTCGGCCCAGCCCACAGTGAGCCCTGTGAGGAACCGGAAGTAGAACGTctacctgtcgctgctccaactggcccctctgccgccgctgCCCTCAGCATTATGAGCCTCGGCCCAGCCCACAGTGATCCCTGCGAGGAACCGGAAGTAGAACGTctacctgtcgctgctccaactggcccctctgccgccgctgCCCTCAGCGTTATGAGCCTCGGCCCAGCCCACAGTGAGCCCTGTGAGGAACCGGAAGTAGAATGTCTACCTGTTGCTGCTCCAACTGGCCCTTCTGCCGCCGCTACCCTCCACGTTATGAGCCTCGGCCCAGCCCACAGTGAGCCCCGCCCCAGCCCACAGTGAGCCCTCTGAGCTTGAGGACCCAGCAGTAGAATCGCTAATTAGCCCCAGAACTTGACTTTGAGAGTTTACGCGCACGGTTGAATATGCTGCCAGATGCGATCCGAACATCTGGAATTACCGTCACCACGGTAGCATCAGTACCATCGGCAATGAACGCTGCCCCGGTAGCGAAACCCGTGctgccagatgtacacaggctgctGAAGCTGCTCTATACAGTTCCCGTGTCCACTGCCCGCGCCCAGAGGTCTTCCTCAACCCTTcatcgtatgaagacttatctaaggtaaacaatgactcaaaggagactcaatgacttgaagtgcagccacacacacggggatgctttggccagtgtggatggtctcgccattgccagtgacgtcatccagcccaacgagagacggaggaaggtctctgggaacgtttaagacgggcTGGTGAGCGCTGACATTTtctaatcctatgcaactggacttgacgtgtcaaatgatttatgctttctaatcatactgattatactgtttgattgtgactcaagtgtgggctataatcaggacaaataaaacggcaataatacataataaataaataaagttatgcgttacgagtgtggcttgggggggagggggcgtcACGTCATTCGTGGCTCTAtccattcgaaatgcgttccgcggcctatggactgttgggatgggctccagcgtcccctGAGACCAGGAAAGCCGGGTTGGATAACGgagggttggatggatggatggatggatggatggatggatggatggatggatggatggatggatggatggatgtgaaagAGGGTTTGAGTGCATAAGGAGTAAATGAACTCTTAACAATGTCATATAAATCCAACCaagggcgtccggatggcgtagcggtgtattccgttgccggttcgaatccccgtgttacctccgacttgatcgggcgtccctacagacacaattggccctgtctctgggtgggaagccggatgaagccggatgtgggtgtgtgtcccacatagcgcctcctctggtctgtcggggaacttgttcggggaggagggagggggaactggggggaatagcgtgatcctcccacgcgctacgtccccctggtgaaactcctcactgtcaggtgaaaagaagcggctggtgactccacatgtatgggaggaggcatatggtagtctgcagccctccccggatcagcagagggggtggagcagagaccgggacggctcggaagagtggggtaactggccaagtacagttggggagaaaaagtgtagAAGAATCCAAAATTTAAACAAATAAATCCCACCATGTACTGTACGTgttatatatatactgtactgtactatacatgttacatatatactgtactgtacatgtgatatatatatatatatacatacatacatacatacatacatacatacatacatacatacatacatacatacatacatacatacactgtaCCGTGCATGTtatatgtatatactgtactgtactatacatgttacatatatactgtactgtacatgctatatatatactgtaccgtactgtacatgtagtatatactgtactgtacatgttatatatatatatatatatatatatatatatactgtactgtactgtactgtacatgttgtatataatgtactgtatatattgtatatactgtaccgtacatgttatatatatatatatatatatactgtactgtactgtacatgttgtatatattgtaccgtacatgttatatatactgtactgtacatactgtatatTCTGTACCGTACATGATatatatgtactgtactgtacatgttgtatatactgtaccgtacattttatatatactgtactttacatattgtatgtactgtacagtacagtgtgtgtatatatatatatatatatatatatatatatatatatatatatatatatatatatactgtacataatgtatatactgtactgtacatgctatatgtactgtactgtacatgttgtacatgctgtactgtacattttatatacactaccgttcaaaagtttgggatcacccaaacaattttgtgttttccatgaaaagtcacacttattcaccaccatatgttgtgaaatgaatagaaaatagagtcaagacattgacaaggttagaaataatgatttgtatttgaaataagattttttttacatcaaactttgctttcgtcaaagaatcctccatttgcagcaattacagcattgcagacctttggcattctagctgttaatttgttgaagtaatctggagaaattgcaccccacgcttccagaagcagctcccacaagttggattggttggatgggcacttctttgagcagattgagtttctggagcatcacatttgtggggtcaattaaacgctcaaaatggccagaaaaagagaactttcatctgaaactcgacagtctattcttgttcttagaaatgaaggctattccatgcgagaaattgctaagaaattgaagatttcctacaccggtgtgtactactcccttcagaggacagcacaaacaggctctaaccagagtagaaaaagaagtgggaggccgcgttgcacaactgagcaagaagataagtacattagagtctctagtttgagaaacagacgcctcacaggtccccaactggcatcttcattaaatagtacctgttagagcctgtttgcgctgtcctctgaagggagtagtacacaccggtgtaggaaatcttcaattcttAGCAATTtatcgcatggaatagccttcatttctaagaacaagaatagactgtcgagtttcagatgaaagttctctttttctggccattttgagcgtttaattgaccccacaaatgtgatgctccagaaactcaatctgctcaaagaagtgcccatccaaccaatccaacttgtgggagctgcttctggaagcgtggggtgcaatttctccagattacctcaacaaattaacagctagaatgccaaaggtctgcaatgctgtaattgctgcaaatggaggattctttgacgaaagcaaagtttgatgtaaaaaaaatcttatttcaaatacaaatcattatttctaaccttgtcaatgtcttgactctattttctattcatttcacaacatatggtggtgaataagtgtgacttttcatggaaaacacgaaattgtttgggtgatcccaaacttttgaacggtagtgtatatactgtactgtacatgttgtacatgttgtactgtacatgtacatactgtactgttcgtgttatatatatatatatatatatatatatatatatatatatatatatatatatatatatatatatatatatatatatatatatatactgtactgtactgtacatggtgtgtgtgtactgtgcacTCTGTCATGCGCGTCTAGCtcaagcgtg is from Lampris incognitus isolate fLamInc1 chromosome 21, fLamInc1.hap2, whole genome shotgun sequence and encodes:
- the LOC130131438 gene encoding uncharacterized protein LOC130131438; translated protein: MSLGPAHSDPCEEPEVERLPVAAPTGPSAAAALSIMSLGPAHSDPCEEPEVERLPVAAPTGPSAAAALSVMSLGPAHSEPCEEPEVERLPVAAPTGPSAAAALSIMSLGPAHSDPCEEPEVERLPVAAPTGPSAAAALSVMSLGPAHSEPCEEPEVECLPVAAPTGPSAAATLHVMSLGPAHSEPRPSPQ